In Arcobacter ellisii, a genomic segment contains:
- a CDS encoding ankyrin repeat domain-containing protein: MFNLFKVNEDLFYKELFSENLDVNKIQRYINRGIDLNKKDEKGRTVLFSLSAKKKLDAIRILLKNGANFYIEDNYGKTVLDDACERTDGIMVRFFLENGFDINRKNSSGRTILQDIALLANLRMFQILMTYNPDFNIKDGYGKTVLFDAVEGENLTILKDVVNNLDTLNTLDENYQTALFRAVLKEDINIALTLILNGANVNFLDKNGQNILFNAILQGSKAIPLIELLLKKNININLVDNFNKNIIDELLHIVDLQKNEQKELEGKYKLITSDKDYLPLALLFIDNGLEIDKIHEDGKTTLQREIENKNFSNAEFLINCGANLNFSDEDNKNIIYKEILKGYSNYKMIDFLVSKGANLDARDLDERSVVDDIVEIIAINKGFKKANPRLTLLIKEDEKYDVLLKKILSYRPNIETQRLDGKNILFDIVLYNDFETLRTIINYGVNLNITDKNGCTPLMYMVEEGLKLKEKREREAFIERLVNFLKYRVNIDIQDNDGRTVIHKAVIADDLVVVEKLLTKKADLTIKDIHGRTALHHTQWHGNYKIARWLISAGADMNQPDNSGFTLLNYAAIFGHARLVIALVASGVLMYNRNPKNRKVAQFFKDREKNLDKLLSANVNDSKMKNALEEVVENLKKEVNEVLI; this comes from the coding sequence GTGTTTAATCTTTTTAAGGTAAATGAAGACCTTTTTTATAAAGAGTTATTCTCTGAAAATTTAGATGTAAATAAAATCCAAAGATATATAAATAGAGGTATTGATTTAAACAAAAAAGATGAAAAGGGAAGAACAGTCCTTTTTTCTTTATCTGCAAAAAAGAAATTAGACGCAATTAGAATCTTATTAAAGAATGGTGCTAATTTTTATATTGAAGACAACTATGGAAAAACTGTTTTAGATGATGCTTGTGAAAGAACTGATGGGATTATGGTTAGATTTTTCCTTGAAAATGGTTTTGACATAAATAGAAAAAATAGTTCAGGAAGAACTATTTTACAAGATATAGCTTTGCTTGCTAACTTAAGAATGTTCCAAATTCTAATGACATATAATCCAGATTTTAATATAAAAGATGGTTATGGAAAAACTGTTTTATTTGATGCTGTTGAAGGCGAAAATTTAACTATTTTAAAAGATGTTGTTAATAATTTAGATACTTTAAATACTTTAGATGAAAATTATCAAACAGCACTTTTCAGAGCAGTTTTAAAAGAAGATATAAATATTGCTCTAACTCTTATTTTAAATGGAGCAAATGTAAATTTTTTAGATAAAAATGGACAAAATATTCTTTTTAATGCTATTTTACAAGGTTCTAAAGCTATTCCATTAATAGAGCTTTTACTCAAAAAAAATATAAATATAAATCTTGTTGATAATTTTAATAAAAATATAATTGATGAACTTTTACATATAGTGGATTTACAAAAAAATGAACAAAAAGAGTTAGAGGGGAAATATAAACTTATCACTTCTGATAAGGATTATTTGCCTTTAGCACTTTTATTTATTGATAATGGTTTAGAAATAGATAAAATTCATGAAGATGGTAAAACTACATTACAAAGAGAAATAGAAAATAAAAATTTCTCAAATGCAGAATTTTTGATAAACTGTGGTGCAAATCTAAATTTTAGTGATGAAGATAATAAAAATATCATTTATAAAGAGATTTTAAAAGGTTATTCAAACTATAAAATGATAGATTTTTTAGTCTCTAAAGGTGCAAATCTTGACGCAAGAGATTTAGATGAAAGAAGTGTTGTTGATGATATAGTTGAGATAATTGCGATTAATAAAGGATTTAAAAAAGCAAATCCAAGATTGACTCTTTTGATAAAAGAGGATGAAAAATATGATGTTTTATTAAAAAAAATATTGAGTTATAGACCAAATATTGAAACTCAAAGATTAGATGGAAAAAATATTTTATTTGATATTGTTTTATACAATGATTTTGAGACATTAAGAACAATTATAAATTATGGTGTAAATCTGAATATAACTGATAAAAATGGTTGTACACCTTTGATGTATATGGTTGAAGAGGGTTTGAAATTAAAAGAAAAAAGAGAAAGAGAAGCTTTTATTGAAAGATTGGTTAATTTTTTAAAATATAGAGTAAATATTGATATCCAAGATAATGACGGAAGAACAGTAATTCATAAAGCTGTAATTGCAGATGATTTGGTTGTTGTTGAAAAACTTTTGACAAAAAAAGCTGATTTAACAATAAAAGATATTCATGGAAGAACAGCTCTTCATCATACTCAATGGCATGGAAATTATAAAATAGCAAGATGGCTTATCTCTGCTGGTGCTGATATGAATCAACCTGATAATTCAGGATTTACTTTATTAAATTATGCAGCAATTTTTGGTCATGCAAGATTGGTAATTGCTTTAGTTGCATCTGGAGTTTTAATGTATAATAGAAATCCAAAAAATAGAAAAGTTGCACAATTTTTCAAAGATAGAGAAAAAAATTTGGATAAATTATTAAGTGCAAATGTAAATGATAGTAAGATGAAAAATGCCTTGGAAGAGGTTGTTGAAAATTTAAAAAAAGAAGTAAATGAAGTATTAATTTAG
- the glmU gene encoding bifunctional UDP-N-acetylglucosamine diphosphorylase/glucosamine-1-phosphate N-acetyltransferase GlmU, producing MFNKSIIILAAGQGTRMKSDTPKVLHKISGKPMLYYSIKEALKLSDDITVVLFHQFEKVKAEIEKYFTNINFVIQDHKNYPGTGGAVMGITPKYEKVLVLNGDMPLIQASELEKFEIDATIVMSVLELDSADGYGRVIIENGNVKKIVEQKDATPEELAITTANAGIYQFETKFLLENLPKLDNNNAQKEYYITDLVEMAINQGLVLKPLVVNEENFKGVNSKVELADAEVIHQNRIKKEFMKAGVIMRLPDTIYIEEGVEIEGESIIENGVSLLGNSKIINSHIKTNSVVEDSIVKDSDVGPMGRIRPGSELNKTHIGNFVETKKAILNGVKAGHLSYLGDCSIDEGTNIGCGTITCNYDGVNKHQTIIGKNVFVGSDTQFVAPVNIEDDVLIGAGSTVTGNVKKGELYLTRAKAKTIDGYFYKHFSSKKK from the coding sequence ATGTTTAATAAATCAATAATTATACTTGCAGCTGGGCAAGGAACTAGAATGAAATCAGATACTCCAAAGGTATTACATAAGATTTCTGGAAAACCAATGTTATATTATTCAATAAAAGAGGCTTTAAAATTAAGCGATGATATTACAGTGGTTTTATTTCATCAATTTGAAAAGGTAAAAGCTGAAATAGAAAAATATTTCACAAATATAAATTTTGTAATTCAAGACCATAAAAACTATCCAGGAACTGGTGGGGCTGTTATGGGAATTACTCCAAAATATGAAAAAGTTTTAGTTTTAAATGGAGATATGCCTTTAATTCAAGCAAGTGAGTTGGAAAAATTTGAAATTGATGCGACAATTGTTATGTCAGTTTTAGAATTAGATAGTGCTGATGGTTATGGAAGAGTAATTATTGAAAATGGTAATGTTAAAAAAATAGTTGAACAAAAAGATGCAACACCTGAAGAGTTAGCAATAACAACTGCAAATGCAGGGATTTATCAATTTGAAACAAAATTTTTACTTGAAAATCTTCCAAAATTAGACAATAACAATGCACAAAAAGAGTACTACATCACAGATTTAGTTGAAATGGCAATAAATCAAGGATTAGTTTTAAAACCTCTTGTTGTAAATGAAGAGAATTTCAAAGGTGTAAATTCAAAAGTAGAACTAGCTGATGCTGAAGTAATTCACCAAAATAGAATTAAAAAAGAGTTTATGAAAGCTGGTGTAATCATGAGATTGCCTGATACTATTTATATAGAAGAAGGCGTTGAAATTGAAGGTGAATCTATCATTGAAAATGGTGTTAGTTTACTTGGAAATTCAAAAATTATAAACTCTCATATCAAAACAAACTCTGTTGTTGAAGACTCAATCGTAAAAGATAGTGATGTTGGACCAATGGGAAGAATTAGACCAGGAAGTGAATTAAATAAAACTCACATAGGAAACTTTGTTGAGACAAAAAAAGCTATTTTAAATGGAGTAAAAGCAGGTCATTTATCATATCTTGGTGATTGTTCAATAGATGAGGGAACAAATATTGGATGTGGAACAATTACTTGTAATTATGATGGAGTGAATAAACATCAAACAATAATTGGAAAAAATGTTTTTGTTGGAAGTGATACACAGTTTGTTGCTCCAGTTAATATTGAAGATGATGTTCTAATAGGAGCTGGTTCAACAGTTACTGGAAATGTTAAAAAAGGTGAGTTATATCTTACACGTGCAAAAGCAAAAACTATTGATGGTTATTTTTATAAACATTTTTCAAGTAAAAAGAAGTAA
- a CDS encoding NAD-dependent epimerase/dehydratase family protein → MNILIVGTSSIFAKRLISALESKKNYNTFLKKHNIEDIFDKSGKYYSINSIDIDILINISTLKKGLDSEIYYSNIIYPLRIIEKLNSNLLIINIDTTAYEYRYNSYSHSKKVFKDLLKIKKCKSINLRIEHIYGYYPSENITSYLIKKMIKNQDIDLSSGEQIRNFIYIDDAVSAIIRCIENINQLNYNSTIDIASDDYISIKKLANLIKKLIASKSTLNFDRIIIDKNEFKPITFNNTILKRLEWEQKIGLVDGIKKEIDEVRNEIFKR, encoded by the coding sequence ATGAATATATTAATCGTTGGTACAAGTTCTATATTTGCAAAGAGACTTATTTCCGCGTTAGAATCAAAAAAGAATTATAATACTTTTTTAAAAAAACATAATATAGAAGATATTTTTGATAAAAGTGGTAAATATTATTCAATTAATTCGATAGATATTGATATCTTAATAAATATAAGCACTTTGAAAAAAGGACTTGATAGTGAAATTTATTATTCTAATATAATATATCCATTAAGAATAATAGAAAAACTAAATTCTAATTTATTAATCATAAATATTGATACAACAGCTTATGAATATAGATATAATTCTTATTCCCATTCAAAAAAAGTTTTTAAGGATTTATTAAAAATTAAGAAATGTAAGTCAATAAATTTAAGAATTGAGCATATTTATGGCTATTATCCTTCAGAAAATATAACATCTTACTTAATAAAAAAAATGATAAAGAATCAAGATATTGACTTATCTTCTGGTGAACAAATTAGAAATTTTATTTATATTGATGATGCGGTTTCGGCAATTATTAGATGTATAGAAAATATTAATCAATTAAATTATAATTCAACTATTGACATTGCTTCGGATGATTATATATCAATAAAAAAATTGGCTAATTTAATAAAAAAATTAATAGCCTCTAAAAGTACTTTGAATTTTGATAGAATTATTATTGATAAAAATGAATTTAAACCAATTACTTTTAATAATACAATATTAAAAAGATTAGAATGGGAACAAAAAATTGGTTTAGTTGATGGTATAAAAAAAGAAATAGATGAGGTTAGAAATGAAATATTCAAAAGATAG
- a CDS encoding flagellin, translated as MRINTNVSSLTAQEAAQNTTKTLTNSLEKLSTGLRINKASDDASGLAIADKLRTQATSINQGIANGNSVVSLLQIADKSMAEQSNILDTIKAKLIQANTDTTSNDGKLSIAKDVNKLLDQLNNIAKQTNYNGTSLLQAGRGSAQGQKGLSFQVGEDRQDLIKTKTIQANTTGLKLTTLKTKVSAAAATTAGAIKTNFGKTIISATQKSVDDAISKLNGYRGDIGSTQNQVESAVRNLMTQSTNVKAAESIIRDVDYAQESANFNKQNIISQAGSYAISQANAVQQNVLRLLQ; from the coding sequence ATGAGAATTAATACAAACGTTTCATCTTTAACAGCTCAAGAAGCTGCACAAAATACAACTAAAACTTTAACTAATTCGTTGGAAAAACTTTCTACTGGTCTTAGAATAAACAAAGCTTCTGATGATGCTTCTGGTCTTGCAATTGCAGATAAATTAAGAACTCAGGCAACATCAATTAATCAAGGTATTGCAAATGGTAACTCTGTTGTTTCTTTATTACAAATCGCTGATAAATCAATGGCTGAACAATCAAACATTTTAGATACAATAAAGGCTAAATTAATTCAAGCAAATACAGATACTACTTCTAATGATGGTAAATTATCTATTGCAAAGGATGTTAATAAACTTTTAGATCAGTTAAATAATATTGCTAAACAAACAAATTATAATGGAACAAGTTTGCTACAAGCAGGTAGGGGAAGTGCTCAAGGGCAAAAAGGATTATCTTTCCAAGTTGGTGAAGATAGACAAGATTTAATTAAAACTAAAACTATTCAAGCTAATACAACAGGTCTTAAATTAACTACACTTAAAACAAAGGTTAGTGCTGCAGCCGCTACAACTGCAGGGGCGATTAAAACTAATTTTGGAAAAACTATTATCTCAGCTACACAAAAATCAGTTGATGATGCCATCTCAAAATTAAATGGTTATAGAGGAGATATTGGTTCTACCCAAAATCAAGTTGAATCTGCTGTTAGAAACTTGATGACTCAGTCTACTAACGTAAAGGCGGCAGAGTCTATTATTAGAGATGTTGATTATGCACAAGAATCTGCAAACTTCAACAAACAAAACATTATTTCTCAAGCTGGTTCTTATGCAATCAGCCAAGCAAATGCTGTACAGCAAAATGTATTGAGATTATTACAATAA
- a CDS encoding helicase-related protein, giving the protein MKENWQEQLQTLLNCDLKTLYPLARSLNRKLEFYVGPTNSGKTYNAMQKLKEANSGLYLAPLRLLALEGYEDLKESNINASLITGEEQMLNEEAAHVCSTIEMLDFDLDVDVAVIDEVQMLEDADRGWAWVNAIIGVPAKKVIMTGSVNALDAIKRIATYLGEELEIIKHQRKNELKVLPKWTPLEKLEDGTALIAFSRSDVLKLKQKLQKKYSVSVIYGNLSPEVRRDEAKRFREKKSQILIATDAIAMGLNLPIKTILFTTDEKFDGKSRRKITVNEIVQIAGRAGRYGHFEAGYLGATRRDVLAYISQEFEAPIRTIKPPFKVKINNNQLEALASHIKTNSLTKVLKFFADNMYFSGPFRAANISSMLEAAKIVDTRFNLKLEDKYLLAQAPITTKSTIILQAYESYIASVIKKRVCHYKPSITLPKKAITQKDLLLVEDEVKKISLYLWLSYKMPELFPDHDKAYILRNSFNSFIEKSLKGNLVEEDNSEKTFRKRKPFGEKKETESKKNFKPRRRKTI; this is encoded by the coding sequence ATGAAAGAAAATTGGCAAGAACAACTACAAACCTTATTAAACTGTGATTTAAAAACTTTATATCCATTAGCAAGAAGTCTAAATCGAAAACTAGAGTTTTATGTAGGACCTACAAATAGTGGGAAAACATATAATGCAATGCAAAAATTAAAAGAGGCAAATTCTGGACTTTATTTAGCACCTTTGCGACTTTTGGCACTTGAGGGATATGAGGATTTAAAAGAATCAAATATCAATGCTTCATTAATTACTGGTGAAGAACAAATGCTAAATGAAGAAGCAGCACATGTTTGTTCAACTATTGAAATGTTAGATTTTGATTTAGATGTGGATGTTGCTGTTATTGATGAAGTTCAAATGTTAGAAGATGCTGATAGGGGTTGGGCGTGGGTAAATGCGATTATTGGAGTTCCTGCTAAAAAAGTGATTATGACAGGAAGTGTAAACGCCCTTGATGCAATAAAAAGAATTGCAACTTATTTGGGTGAAGAGTTAGAAATCATAAAACATCAAAGAAAAAATGAGTTAAAAGTTTTACCCAAATGGACTCCTTTAGAAAAACTTGAAGATGGAACAGCCTTGATTGCATTTTCAAGAAGTGATGTTTTAAAATTAAAACAAAAACTGCAAAAGAAATACTCTGTTTCTGTTATTTATGGAAATTTATCTCCTGAAGTAAGACGAGATGAAGCAAAAAGATTTAGAGAGAAAAAAAGTCAAATCTTAATAGCAACAGATGCAATTGCTATGGGATTAAATCTTCCAATTAAAACTATTTTATTTACAACAGATGAAAAATTTGATGGAAAAAGTAGAAGAAAGATAACAGTTAATGAAATAGTTCAAATAGCAGGTCGAGCAGGAAGATATGGACATTTTGAAGCTGGTTATTTAGGTGCAACAAGAAGAGATGTTTTAGCTTATATTTCTCAAGAGTTTGAAGCCCCTATTAGAACTATAAAACCACCATTTAAAGTAAAAATAAATAATAATCAACTAGAAGCTTTAGCAAGTCACATAAAAACAAACTCTTTAACAAAAGTATTAAAATTTTTTGCTGATAATATGTATTTTTCAGGACCTTTTAGAGCTGCGAATATTTCATCTATGCTTGAAGCAGCAAAGATAGTTGATACACGATTTAATCTAAAACTTGAAGATAAATATCTTCTTGCACAAGCTCCAATTACTACAAAATCAACAATTATTTTACAAGCATATGAATCATATATTGCAAGTGTAATTAAAAAAAGAGTTTGTCATTATAAACCATCTATTACTTTGCCTAAAAAAGCAATCACTCAAAAAGATTTACTTTTGGTAGAAGATGAAGTTAAAAAAATCTCTTTGTATCTTTGGCTTTCATATAAAATGCCTGAACTTTTCCCTGACCACGATAAAGCTTATATTTTAAGAAATTCTTTTAATAGTTTTATTGAAAAATCTTTAAAAGGGAATTTGGTAGAGGAGGATAACTCTGAAAAAACTTTTAGAAAAAGAAAACCTTTTGGAGAAAAAAAAGAAACAGAAAGTAAAAAAAATTTCAAACCAAGAAGGCGAAAAACAATTTAA
- a CDS encoding 6-hydroxymethylpterin diphosphokinase MptE-like protein: MTEAQIELQNALTTTFLANLVFLSEYDKELYLKVNELSKMIENGTYKEKYALEFIMKSGDFDIYDIVNDKYLYNKKPKKVNDDLVRKVQFDEKYSIFDLPEYFLFREQTKLDLDKFNHEKGSDSILTTKNKMWEYSNVLNDFLDKKKRKLKKIKKFVFLGTLLGRHIPRIAEKIDAEMYLVLERNLEIFRLSLFTVDYTILANKGVIFSIMDNSLIEENKILKFINLENLENYLIKISSTGFNIDRYIDILLSSLHSVRPTAYDYIRMLYIHVNRTTKILSNDYKILHLNKINKNKEIFKDIPILYLAAGPSLDENLDWIKRNQDKFFIVTIGAAYKKLLSNDIKIDLISTIDESDILEKLQFDDESVSKINKKTIILASVMTNEKILKKFNQEKLFLFEIFTPFEINNIVYDGYSVGEITLAILMNMNPKKIYLIGLDLALNQITGESHSKASNSIIQVIDLNKEESRETFSLDESLIKVKGNMKEEVFTTSLFYSSIKSTEIKIAKKEDNLEIYNLSSHGSYFEGTIPKKINDLNIKEFTKLKLKRDEYISFLTENSFKELSLESKEYFSKQIDFLRNDIKSILMELKNDKIEFYEEFYEKVFLIPSKISQNNAPILFQIFANYYQMVIPFLSYHFNNLRVKNEKNKVKKIKEIFTKQIEEIIDDYIKCLQRVI, from the coding sequence ATGACAGAAGCACAAATAGAGTTACAAAATGCACTTACAACAACTTTCTTAGCAAATCTTGTCTTTTTAAGTGAATATGATAAAGAGCTTTATCTTAAAGTAAATGAACTATCAAAAATGATAGAAAATGGTACCTATAAAGAGAAATATGCATTAGAGTTTATTATGAAAAGTGGAGATTTTGATATATATGATATTGTAAATGATAAATATTTATATAATAAAAAACCAAAGAAAGTAAATGATGATTTAGTAAGAAAAGTACAATTTGATGAAAAGTATTCTATTTTTGATTTACCTGAATATTTTCTTTTTAGAGAACAAACAAAATTAGATTTAGATAAATTTAATCATGAAAAGGGAAGTGATTCTATTTTGACAACTAAAAATAAGATGTGGGAATATTCAAATGTATTAAATGATTTTCTTGATAAAAAGAAAAGAAAGTTAAAGAAAATAAAAAAATTTGTATTCCTTGGTACTTTGTTGGGGAGACATATACCTAGAATAGCAGAAAAAATTGATGCAGAGATGTACTTAGTATTAGAAAGAAATCTTGAAATATTTAGATTGTCTTTATTTACTGTAGATTATACAATACTTGCAAATAAAGGAGTGATTTTTTCTATTATGGATAATTCTTTGATAGAGGAAAATAAGATACTAAAATTTATTAATCTAGAGAATTTAGAAAATTATTTAATTAAAATTTCATCTACAGGATTTAATATTGATCGTTATATAGATATTTTATTGAGTTCTTTGCATTCAGTTAGACCTACGGCATATGATTATATAAGAATGCTATATATTCATGTTAATAGAACAACAAAGATTTTAAGTAATGATTATAAAATATTACATTTAAATAAAATAAATAAAAATAAAGAAATATTTAAAGATATCCCAATTTTATATCTTGCAGCAGGTCCATCGTTAGATGAAAATCTTGATTGGATTAAAAGAAATCAAGATAAATTTTTTATAGTAACAATAGGTGCAGCATATAAAAAATTGTTATCAAATGATATAAAGATTGATTTAATTTCTACTATTGATGAGAGTGATATTTTAGAGAAATTACAATTTGATGATGAAAGTGTTTCTAAAATAAACAAAAAAACAATAATTCTTGCTTCAGTAATGACTAATGAAAAAATATTAAAGAAATTTAATCAGGAAAAATTATTTTTATTTGAAATATTTACACCATTTGAGATTAATAACATTGTTTATGATGGATATAGTGTAGGTGAAATTACTTTAGCAATTTTGATGAATATGAATCCTAAAAAGATATATTTAATAGGATTAGATTTAGCTTTGAATCAAATTACTGGTGAGTCTCATTCTAAAGCATCAAATTCTATTATACAAGTAATTGATTTGAATAAAGAAGAGAGTAGAGAAACATTTAGTCTTGATGAAAGTTTGATTAAAGTAAAAGGTAATATGAAAGAGGAAGTTTTTACTACGTCTTTATTTTATAGTTCAATTAAGAGTACTGAAATTAAGATTGCAAAAAAAGAGGATAATTTAGAAATTTATAATTTATCTTCTCATGGTTCATATTTTGAAGGAACAATACCAAAAAAAATAAATGACTTAAATATTAAGGAATTTACTAAATTAAAGTTAAAAAGAGATGAGTATATTTCTTTTTTGACAGAAAATTCATTTAAAGAATTATCTTTAGAATCAAAAGAGTATTTTAGTAAACAAATAGATTTTTTAAGAAATGATATTAAAAGTATTTTGATGGAATTAAAGAACGATAAAATTGAATTTTATGAAGAATTTTATGAAAAAGTATTTCTAATACCATCTAAAATTTCCCAAAATAATGCACCAATTTTATTTCAAATATTTGCAAATTATTATCAAATGGTAATACCATTTTTATCTTATCATTTTAATAATCTAAGAGTTAAAAATGAAAAGAATAAAGTGAAAAAGATAAAAGAAATTTTTACAAAACAAATTGAAGAAATAATTGACGATTATATAAAATGTCTACAAAGAGTTATATAA
- the trmA gene encoding tRNA (uridine(54)-C5)-methyltransferase TrmA, giving the protein MNCKYFGICASCTLFDKTYEEQLNYKIQREKERFSNFTTMEFDIIKSSESNFRNRAEFRIWWEKDADGNEILSYAMNDFKKNILKIDSCEMVSPHIKELMPKLITKLESDLELSYKLFAVEFLGSSTNDMLVTLIYHKKLEESWLTKAKEIEQKLNIKIIGRSRKQKIVLTNDYINETLNIANQDFFFAYEENGFTQPNTKVNIQMIQWVLNNTQASSKDLCELYCGGGNFTIPLSTKFRKVLATEISKTSIKSALRNCKLNDISTISFIRMSAEEFVQGLNKVRAFNRLKDINLDDYEFDTIFMDPPRSGLDDTTRALAKDFPNIIYISCNPETLHRDLEELTKTHEIVRFALFDQFAFTNHIESGVILKKIR; this is encoded by the coding sequence ATGAATTGTAAATATTTTGGCATTTGTGCATCTTGTACACTTTTTGATAAAACTTATGAAGAACAACTAAACTACAAAATTCAAAGGGAAAAAGAGAGATTTTCTAACTTTACAACAATGGAATTTGATATTATCAAAAGTAGTGAGTCAAATTTTAGAAATCGTGCAGAGTTTAGAATTTGGTGGGAAAAAGATGCAGATGGAAATGAGATTTTATCTTATGCTATGAATGACTTCAAAAAAAATATCTTAAAAATTGATTCATGTGAAATGGTAAGCCCTCATATAAAAGAGCTTATGCCAAAACTTATAACTAAGTTAGAAAGTGATTTAGAACTCTCTTATAAACTTTTTGCCGTTGAATTTTTGGGAAGTTCAACAAATGATATGTTGGTAACTTTGATTTATCATAAAAAACTTGAAGAGAGTTGGCTAACAAAAGCAAAAGAAATTGAACAAAAATTAAACATAAAAATCATAGGAAGAAGTAGAAAACAAAAAATTGTTTTAACAAATGATTATATAAATGAAACTTTAAATATTGCTAATCAAGATTTCTTTTTTGCTTATGAAGAAAATGGTTTTACTCAACCAAATACAAAAGTAAATATTCAAATGATTCAATGGGTTTTAAATAACACTCAAGCTTCATCAAAAGATTTATGTGAGTTATATTGTGGTGGTGGAAATTTTACAATTCCTTTATCTACAAAATTTAGAAAAGTTTTAGCTACAGAAATTTCAAAAACTTCTATAAAATCAGCTTTAAGAAACTGTAAGTTAAATGATATTTCAACTATTAGCTTCATTCGAATGAGTGCTGAAGAGTTTGTTCAAGGATTAAATAAAGTAAGAGCTTTTAATAGATTAAAAGATATAAATTTAGATGATTATGAATTTGACACTATTTTTATGGACCCACCACGTTCAGGTCTTGATGATACAACAAGAGCTTTAGCAAAAGATTTTCCTAACATTATCTATATTTCATGTAATCCAGAAACTTTACATAGAGACTTAGAAGAGTTAACAAAAACCCATGAAATCGTAAGATTTGCACTATTTGATCAATTTGCTTTTACAAATCATATTGAAAGTGGTGTAATTTTGAAAAAGATTAGATAA
- a CDS encoding FkbM family methyltransferase, translating to MKYSKDRYILNINDLIKLKEIYIYGTGVSSRKLKDLIEKNNIDLKILGFVDSYKETSISDDIKIYNIKDFKDFNKTIVICTYYEEWIDEIVNLLKNMNFNNYFINMIILDSMYYLNQENYILFKDKIKFINEHLQDEIDREIWNSTINALKNNMDNLLLFENYYLYGNEQYLDCIKINKSDIVIEGGVFDGITSLKIADYLGSDGKLYAFDPLISNEKNELFCNDRIEIIKEALWSENKDLYFINNGAGSYVSENYSENLSFEDCILVKSLTVDYFIKRNNLDKFDFLKLDVEGAELNVLLGAIDSIKKYRPNLAISIYHSLEDFFNIPFYLMSELDDYDFNIRLYSGALKDTVLYAIPKKYKEKL from the coding sequence ATGAAATATTCAAAAGATAGATATATATTAAATATAAATGATTTAATAAAATTAAAAGAAATATATATCTATGGTACAGGAGTCAGCTCTAGAAAGTTGAAAGATTTAATTGAAAAAAACAATATTGATTTAAAAATACTAGGATTTGTAGATTCATATAAAGAAACAAGTATATCTGATGATATAAAAATTTACAATATTAAAGATTTTAAAGATTTTAATAAAACAATTGTAATTTGTACTTATTATGAGGAATGGATTGATGAGATAGTTAATTTATTGAAGAATATGAATTTTAATAATTATTTTATAAATATGATTATATTAGATTCTATGTATTACTTAAATCAAGAAAATTATATATTATTTAAAGATAAAATAAAATTTATAAATGAACATTTACAAGATGAAATAGATCGTGAGATTTGGAATTCAACAATTAACGCACTTAAAAATAATATGGATAATCTTCTTCTTTTTGAAAATTATTATTTGTATGGAAATGAACAATATTTAGATTGTATTAAAATTAATAAAAGTGATATTGTTATAGAAGGTGGTGTTTTTGATGGTATTACATCTTTAAAAATAGCTGATTATTTAGGTAGTGATGGAAAATTATATGCATTTGATCCATTAATAAGCAATGAAAAGAATGAGTTATTTTGTAATGATAGAATAGAAATAATAAAAGAAGCACTTTGGAGTGAAAATAAAGATTTATATTTTATAAATAATGGTGCTGGTTCATATGTATCTGAGAATTATAGTGAAAATTTATCTTTTGAAGATTGTATTTTAGTAAAATCTTTAACTGTAGATTATTTTATTAAAAGAAATAATTTAGATAAATTTGATTTCTTAAAGTTAGATGTGGAAGGAGCTGAATTAAATGTATTGCTTGGAGCAATAGATTCTATTAAAAAATATAGACCTAATCTTGCAATATCAATTTATCACTCATTGGAAGATTTTTTTAATATTCCATTTTATTTAATGAGTGAGCTTGATGATTATGATTTTAATATTAGATTGTATTCTGGAGCATTAAAGGATACAGTTTTATATGCTATTCCAAAAAAATATAAGGAAAAATTATGA